From the Musa acuminata AAA Group cultivar baxijiao chromosome BXJ1-2, Cavendish_Baxijiao_AAA, whole genome shotgun sequence genome, one window contains:
- the LOC135610902 gene encoding WAT1-related protein At1g21890-like, giving the protein MGVGEVWRRVKPYVAMVFLQFGYAGMFVVSVASLKQGMSHYVLVVYRNAVAAAVVAPFALWFERKVRPKMTLPIFLKIMALGLLEPVLDQNFYYMGTKYTSASFSSALYNILPAVTFLNAFVLRMEKIDIKKRHSQAKIIGTLVTVIGALIMILYKGPIVEFIWNKGRHLQAEAAAQNDTHWLLGTLMLLFSCCCWSAFFVLQSHTLKSYPAELSLTTLICLTGTGQAGAVALFMERGAKPWSIGFDMRLFTAVYSGIMCTGVAYYLQGVVMKERGPVFVTAFNPLCMIIVAVMGSIILAEEISLGRVIGAVVIVIGLYCLIWGKSSDRMNTSTENSEKTKAVDDVMISNSIDYVTVVDIPPEKKPDGIN; this is encoded by the exons ATGGGTGTTGGTGAGGTTTGGAGGAGAGTGAAGCCGTACGTGGCCATGGTCTTCTTGCAGTTCGGCTACGCCGGCATGTTCGTCGTCTCCGTGGCCTCGCTCAAGCAAGGCATGAGCCATTACGTGCTTGTTGTCTACCGGAACGCCGTCGCTGCTGCTGTCGTCGCTCCCTTTGCACTCTGGTTCGAAAG GAAAGTGAGGCCAAAGATGACCCTCCCCATCTTCCTCAAGATTATGGCTCTCGGACTACTCGA ACCAGTTCTCGATCAAAACTTCTACTACATGGGAACCAAGTACACATCGGCCAGCTTTTCCTCTGCTCTCTACAACATACTGCCTGCAGTCACGTTTCTGAACGCCTTTGTTTTAAG AATGGAGAAGATAGACATCAAGAAACGACACAGTCAAGCTAAGATTATTGGGACTCTGGTGACAGTGATCGGTGCACTGATCATGATATTATACAAAGGCCCGATCGTCGAGTTCATATGGAACAAGGGACGGCACCTCCAAGCCGAGGCTGCTGCCCAGAATGACACTCACTGGCTCCTCGGTACCCTCATGCTACTGtttagctgctgctgctggtccGCGTTCTTCGTGTTGCAG TCACATACGCTGAAGTCCTACCCTGCAGAGCTCTCCTTGACAACCTTGATATGCCTCACGGGAACGGGGCAAGCCGGTGCAGTTGCTCTCTTCATGGAACGCGGCGCCAAGCCTTGGTCGATAGGATTTGATATGAGACTCTTCACGGCGGTCTACTCC GGCATAATGTGCACAGGGGTGGCGTATTACTTGCAAGGGGTGGTGATGAAGGAGAGAGGTCCTGTGTTTGTAACTGCTTTCAACCCTCTCTGCATGATCATAGTAGCTGTGATGGGCTCCATCATTCTAGCAGAGGAGATCTCTTTAGGGAG GGTGATTGGTGCAGTTGTTATAGTCATCGGTCTTTACTGTCTTATATGGGGGAAGAGCAGCGACCGGATGAACACCTCCACAGAGAACAGTGAGAAGACGAAGGCCGTGGATGATGTCATGATATCGAACTCCATCGACTACGTCACTGTTGTAGACATCCCACCGGAGAAGAAACCTGACGGAATTAATTAA